The following proteins come from a genomic window of Streptomyces liliiviolaceus:
- a CDS encoding RecQ family ATP-dependent DNA helicase translates to MSNEELRTAADTVLARLVGAPGGDARLREDQWRAIEALVADKRRALVVQRTGWGKSAVYFVATALLRGQGAGPTVIVSPLLALMRNQVEAAARAGIRARTINSSNSEEWDTIQDEVAEGEVDVLLVSPERLNNPDFRDQVLPRLAAATGLLVVDEAHCISDWGHDFRPDYRRLRTMLADLPSGVPVLATTATANARVTADVAEQLGTGGSTDALVLRGPLDRESLSLNVLQLPDAAHRMAWLAEHLGELPGSGIIYTLTVAAAEEVTAFLRQAGHTVTSYTGKTENADRQQAEEDLLANRVKALVATSALGMGFDKPDLGFVVHLGSPSSPIAYYQQVGRAGRGVEHAEVLLLPGKEDQAIWQYFASIAFPPEEQVRRTLDVLGQAGRPLSLPALEPLVELRRSRLETMLKVLDVDGAVKRVKGGWISTGTPWTYDTERYAWVAKQRAAEQQAMRDYVTTTGCRMEFLRRQLDDEGAAPCGRCDTCTKPRFSDSVSSSALDSARGELGRAGIEVDPRKMWPTGLPAVGVDLKGRIPAGEQAASGRALGRLSDIGWGNRLRPMLGPQAPDGPVPDDVAQAVVGVLADWAKGPGGWASGGSGAVPRPVGVVTMASQRRPHLVQSLGARIAEVGRLPLLGSIEYAPGADAAQVSRSNSAQRLKALDGALVVPPGLAAALSGADGPVLLVDDSTDTGWTLAVAARMLRRAGAQGVLPLVLAVQG, encoded by the coding sequence ATGAGCAACGAAGAGCTGCGCACAGCGGCCGACACCGTCCTCGCCCGCCTCGTCGGCGCGCCGGGAGGCGACGCCCGGCTGCGCGAGGACCAGTGGCGCGCCATCGAGGCCCTCGTGGCCGACAAGCGCAGGGCCCTGGTCGTGCAGCGCACCGGCTGGGGCAAGTCCGCCGTGTACTTCGTCGCGACCGCGCTGCTGCGGGGGCAAGGCGCCGGTCCCACCGTGATCGTCTCCCCCCTCCTCGCCCTCATGCGCAACCAGGTTGAGGCAGCCGCACGCGCCGGCATCCGGGCGCGGACCATCAACTCGTCCAACTCGGAGGAGTGGGACACGATCCAGGACGAGGTGGCCGAAGGCGAGGTCGATGTCCTTCTGGTGAGCCCGGAGCGGCTCAACAACCCCGACTTCCGGGACCAGGTGCTGCCCAGGCTGGCGGCGGCGACCGGCCTCCTCGTGGTGGACGAGGCGCACTGCATCTCCGACTGGGGCCACGACTTCCGGCCGGACTACCGCCGCCTGCGCACCATGCTCGCCGACCTTCCCTCAGGTGTCCCGGTCCTCGCGACCACCGCCACGGCCAACGCGCGCGTGACCGCCGACGTCGCCGAGCAGCTGGGCACCGGCGGAAGCACGGACGCCCTCGTCCTGCGTGGCCCCCTGGACCGCGAGAGCCTGAGCCTGAACGTGCTGCAGCTGCCGGACGCCGCCCACCGGATGGCCTGGCTCGCCGAGCACCTGGGCGAGCTGCCGGGCTCCGGAATCATCTACACGCTCACCGTGGCAGCGGCCGAGGAGGTCACCGCCTTCCTCCGGCAGGCCGGGCACACCGTGACCTCGTACACGGGGAAGACGGAGAACGCGGACCGCCAGCAGGCCGAGGAGGACCTGCTCGCCAACCGCGTCAAGGCCCTTGTCGCCACCTCGGCGCTGGGCATGGGCTTCGACAAGCCCGACCTCGGTTTCGTGGTGCACCTGGGTTCGCCGTCCTCACCCATCGCCTACTACCAGCAGGTGGGCCGCGCGGGCCGTGGTGTCGAGCATGCCGAGGTGCTGCTCCTGCCCGGCAAGGAGGACCAGGCGATCTGGCAGTACTTCGCATCGATCGCCTTCCCCCCGGAGGAGCAGGTCAGGCGCACCCTGGACGTTCTCGGCCAGGCGGGACGCCCGCTGTCGCTCCCCGCGCTCGAACCCCTGGTGGAGCTGCGCCGGTCACGGCTCGAAACGATGCTCAAGGTGCTGGACGTGGACGGCGCGGTGAAGCGCGTCAAGGGCGGCTGGATCTCCACGGGCACCCCATGGACGTACGACACCGAGCGCTACGCATGGGTCGCCAAGCAGCGCGCGGCCGAGCAGCAGGCCATGCGCGACTACGTGACGACGACCGGCTGCCGGATGGAGTTCCTGCGCCGGCAGTTGGACGACGAGGGAGCCGCCCCGTGCGGTCGCTGCGACACCTGCACGAAGCCGCGGTTCTCCGACTCCGTGTCCTCGTCCGCACTGGACTCGGCGCGTGGCGAACTCGGCCGGGCGGGTATCGAAGTGGATCCCCGGAAGATGTGGCCCACCGGCCTGCCCGCCGTGGGCGTCGATCTGAAGGGACGCATCCCGGCCGGGGAACAGGCCGCGTCCGGACGGGCGCTGGGAAGGCTTTCGGACATCGGCTGGGGCAACCGGCTGCGGCCGATGCTCGGCCCCCAGGCGCCGGACGGGCCTGTTCCGGACGACGTGGCCCAGGCAGTCGTCGGCGTGCTGGCCGACTGGGCGAAGGGACCCGGCGGCTGGGCCTCGGGCGGTTCCGGCGCCGTGCCGCGCCCTGTCGGTGTCGTCACCATGGCGTCACAGCGCCGGCCGCACCTCGTCCAGTCGCTGGGTGCGCGGATCGCCGAGGTCGGCCGTCTGCCCCTGCTGGGCTCCATCGAGTACGCCCCGGGGGCCGACGCCGCACAGGTCTCCAGGAGCAACAGCGCGCAGCGGCTGAAGGCCCTCGACGGCGCCCTCGTGGTGCCGCCCGGTCTGGCCGCGGCGCTCTCCGGAGCCGACGGACCCGTCCTGCTCGTGGACGACTCGACCGACACCGGCTGGACGCTCGCGGTGGCCGCGCGCATGCTGCGGCGGGCCGGCGCCCAGGGGGTGTTGCCGCTGGTACTCGCTGTGCAAGGTTGA
- a CDS encoding ribonuclease HII, with the protein MPYEPPTHTVERSLRATTGAKVIAGVDEVGRGAWAGPVTVCAAVTGLRRPPEGLTDSKLLTVKRRTALAEILAQWVTSYALGHASPEEIDQLGMTAAQRLAACRALEALPVRPDAVILDGKHDYLGVPWQVRTVIKGDQSCVSVAAASVIAKVQRDKMMAELGVDHADFGFAANAGYPSPVHRAALEMRGPTPYHRLSWAYLDALPQWRHLKKVRSWADGSVPEIEGQLGFDF; encoded by the coding sequence ATGCCGTACGAACCACCTACCCACACCGTCGAGCGCTCCCTGCGCGCCACGACCGGAGCCAAGGTCATCGCCGGTGTCGACGAGGTGGGGCGCGGCGCCTGGGCCGGCCCGGTCACCGTCTGCGCGGCGGTCACGGGCCTGCGTCGCCCGCCCGAAGGCCTCACCGACTCCAAGCTCCTCACCGTCAAGAGGCGCACAGCACTCGCCGAGATACTGGCGCAGTGGGTGACGTCGTACGCCCTGGGGCATGCTTCTCCGGAGGAGATCGACCAGCTGGGGATGACGGCCGCACAGCGGCTGGCCGCCTGCCGCGCCCTCGAAGCGCTGCCGGTGCGTCCCGACGCGGTCATTCTCGACGGGAAACACGACTATCTGGGCGTGCCGTGGCAGGTCCGCACGGTGATCAAGGGCGACCAGTCCTGCGTCTCCGTGGCGGCGGCCTCGGTGATCGCGAAGGTCCAGCGCGACAAAATGATGGCCGAACTGGGTGTCGACCATGCAGACTTCGGTTTTGCGGCCAACGCCGGGTATCCGTCACCGGTTCACAGGGCCGCACTGGAGATGCGGGGCCCCACCCCGTACCACCGGCTGTCGTGGGCGTATCTTGATGCGTTGCCCCAGTGGCGGCACCTCAAGAAGGTCCGCAGTTGGGCGGACGGAAGCGTTCCGGAGATCGAAGGGCAACTCGGCTTCGACTTCTGA
- a CDS encoding TetR/AcrR family transcriptional regulator, translating to MVTSSWTAAPAQAASPRRRGAVLERAILDAALEQLSTVGWNGLTMEGVAAGAQTGKAAVYRRWPSKEDLVADALQAGLPSLVDVPDLGSVRDDLLELCRRAREAMFSRPGFALRSVIHECDSSQAQRFHEVILSGVVEPTIRLLGEVIDRGIRRGEVRPDAANSYVLDAIPAMMMYRSKVCASEWNERDIEEMIDQLMVPLLRPEGV from the coding sequence ATGGTTACTTCGAGTTGGACGGCCGCCCCCGCTCAGGCGGCCTCCCCGCGCAGACGCGGCGCCGTACTCGAACGCGCGATCCTCGACGCCGCGCTGGAGCAGCTCAGCACGGTCGGCTGGAACGGCCTCACGATGGAGGGCGTCGCGGCCGGCGCCCAGACGGGGAAGGCCGCGGTCTACCGCCGCTGGCCGTCGAAGGAGGACCTCGTCGCGGACGCGCTGCAGGCCGGGCTGCCGTCGCTCGTGGACGTACCCGATCTGGGAAGTGTGCGGGACGACCTGCTGGAGCTGTGCCGGCGGGCGCGCGAGGCGATGTTCTCGCGCCCGGGGTTCGCGCTGCGCTCGGTGATTCACGAATGCGACTCGTCCCAGGCCCAGCGTTTCCACGAAGTGATCCTGTCGGGGGTCGTGGAGCCGACGATCCGCCTGCTCGGCGAGGTCATCGACCGTGGGATCCGGCGGGGAGAGGTCCGGCCGGACGCGGCGAACTCCTATGTCCTCGACGCCATTCCGGCGATGATGATGTACCGCTCCAAGGTGTGCGCGAGCGAATGGAACGAGCGGGACATCGAGGAGATGATCGACCAGCTCATGGTCCCGCTGCTGCGACCGGAAGGTGTCTGA
- a CDS encoding MFS transporter — translation MTTSPLIKDQKPGAARREGHPGIALTVIAACQLMVVLDATIVNIALPHIQGALKFSTTDLTWVVSAYTLTFGGLLLLGGRAGDILGRRRVFMSGILLFTAASLLGGLAQEPWQLLAARALQGVGGAIASPTSLALITTTFPEGPERNRAFGVFAAVSAGGGAIGLLAGGMLTEWLDWRWVLFVNVPIGVLIAVVTPLYISESERHPGRFDIAGALTSTLGMASLVYGFIRAAEEGWRDSLTIASFGTAVVLLVAFALVESRAKEPITPLRMFADRNRSGTYVIMLSLAAAMFGMFFFIVLFVQNVLQYTPIEAGLAFLPITVAIGTGAGLSQRFLPVLGPKPFMMVGSTLVVIGLGWLTFIDPESSYVSGVLGPMLLFGFGMGLNFVTLTLTAVSGVAPHEAGAASGLLNATQQVGGSLGLSILTTVFGTASREEAEKQVTDFMANASPEQKAEFATTHQLPAPWSHEVLAQGISTAFLPAVAMAVLALAVATLVIRVRKSDLEALSGTAGVPAG, via the coding sequence GTGACAACCTCTCCGTTGATCAAAGATCAGAAGCCGGGAGCGGCCCGCCGGGAGGGGCATCCCGGCATCGCGCTCACCGTCATCGCGGCCTGCCAACTCATGGTGGTACTCGACGCGACGATTGTGAACATCGCGCTCCCGCACATTCAAGGCGCCCTCAAGTTCTCCACCACTGATCTCACCTGGGTGGTCAGCGCCTACACGCTCACGTTCGGCGGTCTGCTGCTGCTCGGTGGCCGGGCCGGCGACATCCTCGGCCGGCGCCGGGTCTTCATGTCCGGCATCCTGCTCTTCACGGCCGCCTCGCTGCTCGGCGGACTCGCCCAGGAGCCCTGGCAACTGCTGGCGGCACGCGCCCTCCAAGGGGTGGGCGGCGCGATCGCCTCCCCCACCTCGCTGGCGTTGATCACGACGACGTTCCCCGAAGGGCCCGAGCGCAACAGGGCGTTCGGGGTCTTCGCCGCCGTCTCGGCCGGTGGCGGCGCGATCGGGCTGCTCGCCGGCGGCATGCTCACCGAGTGGCTCGACTGGCGCTGGGTGCTCTTCGTCAACGTACCCATCGGTGTACTGATCGCCGTGGTCACACCGCTCTACATCAGCGAGTCCGAGCGGCATCCGGGGCGCTTCGACATCGCGGGCGCGCTGACCTCGACTCTCGGTATGGCCTCGCTCGTCTACGGCTTCATCCGGGCCGCGGAGGAGGGCTGGCGGGACAGTCTCACCATCGCGTCCTTCGGCACCGCGGTGGTCCTCCTGGTGGCCTTCGCGCTGGTCGAGTCCCGGGCCAAGGAACCGATCACACCGCTGCGGATGTTCGCCGACCGCAACCGCTCGGGTACGTACGTGATCATGCTGAGCCTGGCCGCGGCGATGTTCGGCATGTTCTTCTTCATCGTTCTCTTCGTGCAGAACGTGCTGCAGTACACGCCCATCGAGGCCGGCCTGGCCTTCCTGCCCATCACGGTCGCGATCGGCACCGGCGCGGGTCTGTCGCAGCGGTTCCTGCCGGTGCTCGGCCCGAAGCCGTTCATGATGGTCGGCTCGACCCTCGTGGTGATCGGGCTCGGCTGGCTGACGTTCATCGACCCCGAGAGTTCCTACGTCAGCGGTGTGCTCGGTCCGATGCTGCTGTTCGGCTTCGGCATGGGGCTGAACTTCGTGACGCTGACCCTGACCGCGGTCTCCGGAGTGGCCCCCCACGAGGCGGGCGCCGCGTCCGGACTGCTCAACGCCACGCAGCAGGTGGGTGGTTCGCTCGGCCTCTCCATCCTCACCACGGTCTTCGGTACGGCGAGCCGTGAGGAGGCGGAGAAACAGGTCACGGACTTCATGGCCAACGCCTCGCCCGAGCAGAAGGCGGAGTTCGCCACCACGCATCAGCTGCCCGCTCCCTGGAGTCACGAGGTGCTCGCCCAGGGCATCTCCACGGCCTTCCTCCCGGCCGTCGCCATGGCCGTGCTGGCTCTTGCCGTCGCCACACTGGTGATCCGGGTCCGGAAGAGCGACCTGGAGGCGCTGTCGGGCACGGCGGGGGTCCCGGCGGGCTGA
- a CDS encoding DUF4153 domain-containing protein, giving the protein MATGLLSMLLLGEGLALNLLLVAIPITLGVYFAAGRAGRRLRPWTLVWGGGGLALLIVPALRDAGWPSFLAVVAALAVGSLALHGGRTWTGMLFGPIGLYTSLVTGPGWGWRGLRERTGGARGNVGPVLRAIAVAAVLLVVFGALFAGADAAFADLLADLVPDASVSGGPWHAVLFVIGVVGALAAAHTAAAPVQWDRVVVPPGRARGRVEWALPLVVLVALFAVFNAVQLVVLLGGYDAVLDKTGQTYSEYARQGFWQLLLVTLLTLLVIVLALRWAPRDDARDRTLVRAVLGTLCALALVVVASAVRRMDMYVDAYGLTRLRISVVTVELWLGLVIVLIMAAGALGARWLPRAVLASAAGTVLVFGIVSPDGLIAERAVQRYERTGMFDLDYARELSADAVPALDKLDEPLRSCALKSIDEDLGENVAPWYATSWGEARARNILDEQKPSPAADWRVCSRLDEDLAYR; this is encoded by the coding sequence ATGGCCACCGGCCTGCTCAGCATGCTTCTGCTCGGAGAGGGCCTGGCGCTCAATCTCCTGCTGGTGGCGATACCGATCACGCTCGGTGTGTACTTCGCGGCCGGGAGAGCGGGCCGACGGCTACGCCCCTGGACGCTGGTGTGGGGTGGTGGCGGACTCGCCCTGCTGATCGTTCCGGCGCTGCGTGACGCCGGCTGGCCGTCCTTCCTCGCCGTCGTCGCCGCTCTGGCGGTGGGCTCGCTCGCCCTGCACGGCGGCCGTACCTGGACAGGGATGCTGTTCGGCCCGATCGGCCTCTACACCTCGCTGGTCACCGGCCCGGGCTGGGGCTGGCGCGGACTGCGCGAGCGGACCGGCGGGGCACGCGGCAACGTGGGCCCGGTGCTGCGCGCGATCGCGGTGGCCGCCGTCCTGCTGGTGGTCTTCGGCGCCCTCTTCGCCGGCGCGGACGCGGCCTTCGCCGACCTCCTGGCGGACCTCGTGCCGGACGCGTCGGTCTCCGGCGGCCCCTGGCACGCCGTCCTGTTCGTGATCGGCGTCGTCGGCGCCCTGGCGGCAGCGCACACGGCCGCGGCACCCGTTCAGTGGGACCGCGTCGTGGTGCCCCCGGGCCGCGCCCGCGGCCGCGTCGAGTGGGCCCTACCCCTGGTCGTGCTCGTCGCGCTCTTCGCTGTCTTCAACGCCGTCCAGCTAGTCGTCCTCCTCGGTGGATACGACGCCGTCCTGGACAAGACCGGCCAGACCTACTCCGAGTACGCGCGTCAGGGCTTCTGGCAGTTGCTCCTGGTCACGCTCCTCACCCTGCTGGTCATCGTCCTCGCCCTGCGCTGGGCGCCCCGGGACGACGCGCGCGACCGGACGCTGGTGCGCGCCGTCCTCGGCACCCTCTGCGCCCTCGCCCTCGTCGTCGTGGCCTCGGCGGTGCGGCGTATGGACATGTACGTGGACGCGTACGGGCTGACCCGGCTGCGGATCTCCGTGGTGACCGTCGAACTCTGGCTCGGCCTGGTCATCGTGCTCATCATGGCGGCCGGCGCCCTCGGAGCCCGCTGGCTGCCGCGCGCGGTGCTGGCCAGTGCCGCCGGGACCGTGCTCGTCTTCGGGATCGTGTCGCCCGACGGCCTGATCGCCGAGCGCGCTGTCCAGCGGTACGAGCGCACGGGCATGTTCGACCTCGACTACGCGCGCGAGTTGTCCGCCGACGCCGTACCGGCGCTGGACAAACTTGATGAGCCGCTGCGGTCCTGTGCCCTGAAATCCATCGACGAGGACCTGGGGGAGAACGTCGCCCCCTGGTACGCCACGAGTTGGGGCGAGGCACGCGCCCGGAACATCCTCGACGAGCAAAAGCCGTCCCCCGCAGCGGACTGGCGCGTGTGCAGCCGCCTGGACGAGGATCTGGCGTACCGCTGA
- a CDS encoding ADP-ribosylglycohydrolase family protein gives MTADSSPAGRLDRALASLRGLAVGDALGSQFFVPANYPLLQERALPPGPWKWTDDTEMAASVVATLAARHRIDQDELARSFAERHDADRDYGPAVDRLLRQIREGGDWRALSSALFKGQGSWGNGAAMRIAPLGAWYADDPEQATHQAEISAYPTHQHREAVVGAMAVAAAAALAAAPGGPPGPDALLDGVIALVPRSAVGAGLRRARDMLDYGDTTTVAAVLGCGRRTTAHDTVPFALWSAARALGDYEEGIWATAQVGGDMDTTCAIVGGVVAAGSAGAPPEGWLERTEALPGWLTPADAH, from the coding sequence ATGACCGCTGACTCCTCTCCCGCCGGGCGCCTCGACCGCGCCCTGGCCAGCCTGCGCGGTCTGGCGGTCGGGGACGCGCTGGGCTCACAGTTCTTCGTGCCCGCGAACTATCCGCTGCTCCAGGAGCGCGCACTGCCGCCAGGCCCTTGGAAATGGACCGACGACACGGAAATGGCCGCCTCCGTAGTGGCCACTTTGGCCGCCCGTCACCGCATCGACCAGGACGAACTGGCCCGCTCCTTCGCCGAGCGTCATGACGCCGACCGGGACTACGGTCCCGCGGTGGACCGGCTGCTGCGACAGATCCGGGAGGGCGGCGACTGGCGCGCACTGTCCTCGGCCCTCTTCAAGGGGCAGGGCTCATGGGGCAACGGCGCGGCGATGCGGATCGCCCCGCTGGGCGCCTGGTACGCGGACGACCCCGAGCAGGCCACGCACCAGGCGGAGATCTCGGCGTACCCCACCCATCAGCACCGGGAGGCGGTCGTCGGCGCCATGGCCGTGGCGGCCGCCGCCGCGCTGGCCGCGGCGCCGGGAGGGCCGCCCGGGCCCGACGCGCTGCTCGACGGCGTCATCGCTCTCGTACCGCGCAGCGCCGTGGGAGCGGGTCTGCGGCGCGCCCGGGACATGCTCGACTACGGGGACACGACCACGGTGGCGGCCGTCCTCGGCTGCGGCCGACGTACGACCGCGCACGACACGGTGCCGTTCGCGCTCTGGTCGGCGGCGCGGGCCCTCGGCGACTACGAAGAGGGCATCTGGGCCACCGCCCAGGTGGGCGGCGACATGGACACGACCTGCGCCATCGTCGGGGGCGTAGTGGCCGCCGGGTCGGCCGGGGCTCCTCCTGAGGGGTGGCTGGAGCGCACCGAGGCGCTGCCGGGCTGGCTGACACCGGCAGACGCGCACTAG
- a CDS encoding histidine phosphatase family protein: MARPRRIVLVRHGESVGNADDSVYEREPDHALALTEKGWRQAEETGKRLREIFGREQVSVYVSPYRRTHETFRSFHLDPGQVRVREEPRLREQDWGNWQDRDDVRLQKAYRDAYGHFFYRFAQGESGADVYDRVGNFLESLFRSFEAPDHPPNVLLVTHGLAMRLFCMRWFHWTVAEFESLSNPGNAEMRMLVLGEDGRYAIDRPFERWRDPESYGATG, from the coding sequence ATGGCACGTCCACGGCGCATCGTTCTTGTCCGGCACGGCGAGTCGGTGGGCAATGCCGATGACTCCGTCTACGAGCGTGAACCCGACCACGCTCTGGCACTCACCGAGAAGGGGTGGCGACAGGCGGAGGAGACGGGCAAGCGGCTCAGAGAGATCTTCGGCCGCGAGCAGGTAAGCGTTTACGTCTCCCCGTACCGCCGTACCCACGAGACCTTCAGGTCCTTCCATCTCGACCCCGGGCAGGTCCGCGTCCGCGAGGAGCCCCGGCTGCGCGAGCAGGACTGGGGGAACTGGCAGGACCGGGACGACGTACGTCTCCAGAAGGCCTATCGCGATGCCTACGGGCACTTCTTCTACCGCTTCGCACAGGGCGAGTCCGGCGCCGACGTGTACGACCGGGTCGGCAACTTCCTGGAGAGCCTCTTCCGGAGCTTCGAGGCGCCCGATCACCCGCCCAACGTGCTCCTGGTGACCCACGGTCTGGCCATGCGGCTGTTCTGCATGCGCTGGTTCCACTGGACGGTCGCCGAGTTCGAGTCGCTGTCGAACCCCGGGAACGCGGAGATGCGGATGCTGGTTCTCGGGGAGGACGGCCGCTACGCGATCGACCGTCCTTTCGAACGCTGGCGGGATCCGGAGTCGTACGGGGCCACCGGTTAG
- a CDS encoding YdbC family protein, with amino-acid sequence MLVKWIRCTVVDRRGFERGQRKWAGLLGEPGFRGQGGGWSRGRPGVAHIFAFWESRAFYDSFMARSHDRLAASQSGTFKDQYATLFDHRFDVKTGFEPRFTEADLVRVAHCRVHEERAEHFALMQEKVWNPAMAGSPGMVRGLFGEAPGHEFLVLSMWQSAAEHGKYRAERVERLALRAQIEADVVALTGDIVQLEPSWTV; translated from the coding sequence GTGCTGGTCAAGTGGATTCGCTGCACCGTGGTGGACCGCCGCGGTTTCGAACGGGGACAGCGAAAATGGGCGGGACTTCTGGGGGAGCCGGGATTCCGGGGGCAGGGCGGGGGCTGGAGCCGGGGAAGGCCCGGAGTCGCCCACATCTTCGCCTTCTGGGAGAGCCGTGCCTTCTACGACTCCTTCATGGCGCGCTCCCATGACCGGCTGGCCGCGTCCCAGTCGGGCACCTTCAAGGACCAGTACGCCACGCTCTTCGACCATCGCTTCGACGTGAAGACCGGCTTCGAGCCGCGCTTCACGGAGGCCGACCTCGTGCGGGTGGCGCACTGCCGTGTGCACGAGGAGCGCGCCGAGCACTTCGCGCTGATGCAGGAAAAGGTCTGGAACCCGGCGATGGCCGGCTCGCCCGGCATGGTGCGGGGCCTGTTCGGCGAGGCGCCCGGCCACGAGTTCCTGGTCCTGTCCATGTGGCAGTCGGCCGCCGAGCACGGCAAATACCGCGCGGAGCGGGTGGAGCGGCTCGCCCTGCGGGCCCAGATAGAGGCGGACGTCGTGGCGCTCACGGGGGACATAGTCCAGCTGGAACCGTCCTGGACCGTCTGA
- a CDS encoding TerD family protein yields MNGLNKGISKVEVSVKWDPSPTGEPAIDLDIVAATYLATDAQEDPDYVVHFGSRSPDGTIYLNRDSKDGKGFGWDEVMTLELSRLNKRYARVMVGVAIQQGTGRRTFVGVTNPALRIREGYTVLSENDFGGVLGATATTVAEFVRDDSGEWTFRPAVQGFDADPATFARIMGNGVGS; encoded by the coding sequence GTGAACGGCCTCAACAAGGGCATCAGCAAGGTCGAGGTCTCGGTGAAGTGGGACCCCAGTCCCACCGGCGAACCGGCCATCGATCTCGACATCGTCGCCGCCACCTATCTCGCGACCGACGCGCAGGAAGACCCCGACTACGTAGTCCACTTCGGCAGCCGCTCCCCGGACGGCACCATCTACCTCAACCGGGACAGCAAGGACGGCAAGGGCTTCGGCTGGGACGAGGTCATGACCCTGGAGCTGAGCCGTCTCAACAAGCGCTACGCGCGCGTGATGGTCGGCGTCGCCATACAGCAGGGCACCGGACGGCGCACGTTCGTCGGCGTCACCAACCCGGCCCTGCGGATCCGCGAGGGCTACACCGTCCTGTCCGAGAACGACTTCGGCGGCGTCCTCGGGGCCACGGCCACGACGGTCGCGGAGTTCGTACGTGACGACTCCGGAGAGTGGACTTTCCGTCCCGCGGTCCAGGGCTTCGATGCGGACCCGGCGACCTTCGCGAGGATCATGGGCAACGGCGTCGGGTCCTGA